Below is a window of Nocardia asteroides DNA.
GGACTCGATCACCAGCTGGTCGAAGCGCCCGTCGCGGGCCAGCTTGGCGACCGCCTCGATCAGGTCCTCGCGCAGCGTGCAGCAGATGCAGCCGTTGGTGAGCTCGACCAGCTTCTCCTCGGTCCGGTCCAGGTGACCCTGGCCCGCGACGAGCGCGGCGTCGATATTGACCTCGCTCATGTCGTTGACGATCACCGCGACCCGGCGGCCGTCGCGGTTGGCGAGGATGTGGTTGAGCAGGGTGGTCTTGCCCGCGCCGAGGAAGCCGGACAGCACGGTGACGGGCAGATGCGCGGTGGGTGCGGAGTTGGTCACGAGTTAATGATAATGGTTTTCATTTGCTCTCGGCGGTCGGGGTCCCCTGGTCCGCGCGCCGGTCGTAGGGTTGGGGCGTGAAAATGCTGCCGCTGACCCCCGATGGCCAGACCCCTGTTCGCGCGCTCACCATCGCGGGCACCGATTCCGGTGGCGGCGCGGGCATCCAGGCCGACTCACGCACGATGGCGCTGTGCGGTGTGCACGCCTGCGTGGCGGTGGCCGCGGTGACCGTGCAGAACACGGTGGGCGTCAGCGGATTTCACGAGATCCCGCCGCAGATCGTGGCCGACCAGGTGCGCACGGTGGTCGGCGACATCGGGATCGGGGCGGCCAAGACCGGCATGCTCGCCTCCACCGCGATCATCGAGGCCGTCGCCGAGGTGTGCCGGGAGGTGGGGATCGGCCGCGACGGCACGATTCCGCTGGTCGTCGACCCGGTGGCCGCGTCCATGCACGGCGATCCGCTGCTGCACACCGAGGCCCTCGACGCGGTGCGGACCACCCTGATCCCGCTGGCCACCGTGGTGACCCCGAATCTGGACGAGGTCCGGCTGATCACCGGTATCGAGGTGGTCGACGACGCCACCGCGCGCAAGGCCGCCGAGGCGCTGCACGCGCTGGGCGCGCAGTGGGCGATCGTGAAGGGCGGGCACCTGCGCTCCTCGGAGGTGAGCACCGACCTGCTCTACGACGGCGACACCTTCCGCGAGTTCACCGCGCCGCGCATCGCCACCGGCAACGACCACGGCGGCGGCGACACCCTGGCCGCGGCCATCGCGAGCGCGCTGGCCAACGGATACGCGGTGCCGGACGCGGTCGCCTTCGCCAAGGAGTGGACCTACCGCTGCCTGGCCGCCTCCTACGATCTCGGCGCGGGCCACGGCCCGGTGTCCCCGCTGTGGCGGTTGCGCGCCGACGCCTAGCGTGGCGTCGCGAAGTTGTCGGTGGGCGGGTTCATACTGAATTCGCCGCACCACCACCGGTTCCAACGACGTAGCCGGCGAGAACAACGGGGTTCGTGCCGGGCGCGGCAGCGAAACCGTCAGCCGAGTGCGAACGCGTCGCGCAGCGGCTGCGCCGGGTCGATCTTGACACCGTTGAAGCGCGCGTGCGCCATGGCCAGCGCGGAGATGCTCTCGGCGAGATAGTCGACGAAGCGTTCCACCGGCATCGCCGAGACCTCGCGCTGATTCGCGCCGAGCCACCAGTCCGTGGCCGAGGCCACCGCGCCGAAAATCGAATAGTTCACCAATTCGATCCCGGCCACGTCGACCGATTCCGTCGGCAGCAGGCCCGCGAAGAATTCGGCGGCCCGGCGTGCGGACTGCCTGGCGGCGACCAGCGCCCGTTCGGTCTCCTTGGCCTGCTGACTGAAATGGCTGTGCAGCATGAACCGGAAGACGTTCGGATGTTCCGAGACCACGGCCACGTATTCGGCGGCGGCGCGGCGGACCAGCTCGGCGACGGAATCGTCGGTGAGGTTCACCCCGCCGAGCAGCCGCTCCCAGAGCATGTCGCGCACCCGGTCGACGATCGCGTTGTACAGGTCGGTCTTGTCCTCGAAATGGCGGTAGAGCTTGGGCTTGGCCGCGCCGGCCTCCTTGGCGATATCGCCCATGCTCACATCGGGGCCGACCCGGTCCAGGGCGCGGAACGCGGCGTCGACGAACTCGGTCCGCACCTGGATGCGGTGTTCGCGCCAGCGTTCGGTCCGCGCGTCGACACGACGGCCCGGCACTTCGTCGGCCTTTCGGTAACCCCGCGTCACGGGCAGAAGCTTATGGGCGCGGTCGGTCCGGGCGTTTCGCGGGGCCCGCGCTTTGCCGAACCGGCAATTATTCTTGCGGATTCTGGACAGGCGCCCGCACCATCGAAGCAACACCGACCGAACAGGAGCTCCGATGACCGAGACCGCGCAGACCGCCGAAGAATTCTGGGAAGGCTTCTACGCCGAACGGGACCAGATCTGGACCGGCAACGCCAACAAGACCCTCGTCCGCGAGGTCACCGGGATGAGCCCCGGCACCGCGCTCGACCTCGGCTGCGGCGAGGGCGGCGACGCGATCTGGCTGGCCGCCCAGGGCTGGCGGGTCACCGCCGTCGACGTGTCGGCCACGGCCATGGAACGCGGCGCCCGGCACGCCGCCGACGCCGGCGTGCAGGTCACCTGGGAGCGCCACGACCTGCAGGAGAGCTTCCCGGCGGGCACCTTCGACCTGGTCTCCGCGCAGTTCCTGCACTCCCCGGTCGAGCGGACCGACGAGCGCGCGACCATCCTGCGCAAGGCCGCGGCCGCCGTCGCGCCGGGCGGCGTGCTGGTGATCGGCAGCCACGCGCACTGGCCCACCTGGGTGACCACCCCGCCGGAGCACGTCGCGTTCCCGACCATCGAGGACATGCTCGGCCAGCTGGCACTCGGGCCGGAGTGGCAGGTGGAGACCGCCGAACTGGTCACCAGCCCGTCGACCAGCCCCGAGGGCGTCGAGGGCGAACGCGCCGACAGCGTGCTGCGCGTGCGCCGCGCCTGAGGATCCCCAGCAACCTCCCAGCTCGGTCCCAGCTCGGTGGCAGCGCCGCCGCCGAGGGTGGGTGCCATGACCCAGACCGAGGCCGAGCCACCGGCCATCCAGAGCAGCCCAGCGCCGGTGCTCGACGTGGTGATTCCCGTCTACAACGAAGAAACCGACCTGGGCCTGTGCGTGCGCAGGCTGCACACCTACCTGCGCGACGGCTTCCCGTTCACCGCCAGGATCACGATCGCCGACAATGCCAGCACCGACGCCACCCTCGCGGTGGCCCGGCTGCTGGCCGACGAACTCGACGGCGTGCGGGTCCTGCACCTGGACGCCAAGGGCCGCGGCCGGGCGCTGCGCGCGGCCTGGGCGGGCTCGGACGCCACAGTCGTCGCGTACATGGACGTCGACCTGTCGACCGATCTGAACGCGCTGCTGCCGCTGGTCGCGCCGCTGGTCTCCGGCCATTCCGATCTCGCGATCGGGACCAGGCTGGACGCGGCGGCCAGGGTAGTGCGCGGCCCCAAACGCGAGATCATCTCCCGCTGCTACAACCTGCTGCTGAAGACCACCCTGCGCGCGCACTTCTCCGACGCGCAGTGCGGCTTCAAGGCGGTGCGCGGTGACGTCGCCCGCGAACTGCTGCCCCTGGTGCGCGACGGGGAATGGTTCTTCGACACCGAACTGCTGGTGCTCGCCGAACGCGCCGGCCTGCGCATCCACGAGGTGCCCGTCGACTGGATCGACGACCCCGACAGCCGGGTCGACATCGTCGACACCGCCCGCAAGGACCTGCGCGGCATCTGGCGGCTCACCAGGGCGCTGGCCACCGGCGCGCTGCCGCTGGACGAGCTGCGTGCCGCGGTCGGGCGCGAACCGCTGGTGGCCGGGGTGCCGCTGGGGATGGTCGGGCAGCTGGTGCGGTTCGCGATCGTCGGCGTGCTGTCCACGCTGGCCTACATCGTGCTGTATCTGCTGTTGCAGCCGCTGTTCGGCGGCCAAGGCGCCAATCTGGTGGCCCTGCTGGTGACGGCGGTGGGCAATACCGCCGTCAACCGGGCCTTCACCTTCGGGGTGCGCGGGCGGCGGGACGCGGTGTCGCATCAGTTCCAGGGGCTGGCGATCTTCGGGTTCGGGCTGGCGATCACCAGTGGGTCGCTGTTCGCGCTGCACCGGTGGGCGCCCGACGCGCCCGTCGCGCTGGAGCTGGCCGTGCTGATCGGCGCGAATCTGCTCGCGACGCTGGCGCGATTCGTCGGCCTGCGCTGGGTCTTCCGGGACGCGGGCGCGGGTAGCCCGGCCTCTGCCGTGACGGAACCGATGCCGCGGGTCGCCGTCCCGAGCGAGTCCACCTCGCTCGCCGGTCGCCACCTGGCCGCCGTCACCTCGGACCCGAACGCGACGGAGGTGCGCCGATGACCGCCACCATCGCACCACCGACGGCCGGCCCGGCCGCGCCCACCACCTCGCCCCGAAAGCGCTGGGAATTCCCGGCATTGGGCCTGCTGCTGGTCGGCACCCTCATCGCCTATCTGATCAATCTCAGCGCCAACGGCTGGGCCAACGACTTCTACGCCGCTGCCGTGCAGGCGGGTTCGCAGTCGTGGACGGCGTTCTTCTTCGGCTCCTCCGACGCGGCCAATTCGATCACCGTCGACAAACCGCCCGCCTCGCTGTGGGTGATGGAGTTGTCGGTGCGGCTGTTCGGGCTCAACAGCTGGAGCATGCTGGTGCCGCAGGTCCTGCTCGGCGTCGCGACGGTCGCGGCGCTGTGGGCCGCGGTGCGCAGGTCCTTCGGTCCGGCGGCGGGTTTGATCGCGGGCACCGTACTCGCCGTGACGCCCGTCGCGGCCCTGATGTTCCGCTTCAACAACCCCGATGCCCTGCTGGTCCTGCTGATGACCGCGGCCGCCTGGGCGATGACGCGCGCGGTGGCCGACGGGCGGTGGCGCTGGCTGCTGCTGACCGGCGGCCTGATCGGCTTCGGCTTCCTCGCCAAGCAGTTACAGGTGCTGCTGGTGGTGCCCGCGCTGGCACTGACCTACCTGGTCGCCGGGCCACCGCGGCTGGGCAAGCGGATCGCCCAGCTGTTCGCCGCCGGTGCGGCCATGGTGGTCGCGGCGGGCTGGTGGCTGCTGGCGGTGGAGCTGTGGCCCGCCGACCAGCGGCCGTGGATCGGTGGCTCGCAGCACAATTCGATCATCGAACTCACCCTCGGCTACAACGGTCTCGGCAGGCTGAACGGCAACGAGACCGGCAGCGTGGGCCCGGGCGGCGAACTGCCCGCGGGCGGCAACGGGATGTGGGGCAGCACCGGCATCACCCGGCTGTTCGAACCCGCGCAGGGCGGGCAGATCGCCTGGCTGGTCCCGGCCGCATTGGCCGCGCTGGTCGCGGGCCTGGTGCTGCGCGGACGGGCGCCGCGCACCGATCGCCGCCGCGCCGCGCTGATCCTGTGGGGTGGCTGGCTGCTGATCACCGGACTGGTGTTCAGCTACATGGCCGGCATCTTCCACCAGTACTACACCGTGGCGCTCGCGCCCGCGGTGGCCGCGCTGACCGGCATTGGGGCGGTGCAGCTGTGGGGTGCGCGCCAGCGGCTGTGGGTGCGCCTGGCGTGCGCGCTCGGCCTCGGCCTCACCACCGCCACGGCGTGGATGCTGTTGTCGCGCAGCGCTTCCTTCCAGCCATGGTTGCGGTGGGCGATCCTGGTGGTCGGTGTACTGGTGACGATCGCCGTCGCCTTCCCCCTCGCCCGCAAGCAGTCGATCGTGGCCGCCGCGGCCGCCGCGTTCATCGGGCTGGCCGGGCCGGTCGCCTACACGGTCGACACCATCGGCTCGGCGCACTCCGGCGCCATCCCGTCGGCGGGGCCGAGTGCCGGTGGGATGCACGGGATGGGTGGTCGGCCCGGCGACCGGATGGGCGCCATGCCCGGCGATGGCGGTGCGCCCGACGGTGCGATGCCGGGTCGTCCGGACGGCGGGGCTTCGCCGGGTGACGGCACCGCGCAGGGCGGGGGCGCTAGCGGGCGGCCGGACGGTATGGGCCTGCCCGGCGGAACCAGCTCGCAGAGCGGTGCGGCCTCCTCCGGCGGAACCGGCTCGACAGCCGGCGGGGCGACCGCCCAGGACGGTGCCGCCGACCAGCGGATGGGCGGTTTCGGCGGGCTGCTCGGTGGATCGCGTCCGAGCGATCAGATCGTCACGCTGTTCGAGCGGAACGGGGGCGACTACACCTGGGTCGCCGCGACGGTCGGCTCGAACAGCGCCGCCGGATACCAGCTGGCGACCGAGCTTCCGGTCATGCCGATCGGCGGCTTCAACGGCAGCGACCCCTCCCCCACCCTCGAACAGTTCCAGCGCTATGTGGCCGAGGGCGAGATCCACTACTTCGTGGCGGGCGGACGCGGTGGCCCCGGCGGCAACAGCACCTCGACCAGTGCCGCCATCACCACCTGGGTCACGGAGAACTACACCGCCGTCACGGTCGACGGCGTCACCCTCTACGACCTCACCCAGCCGAAGTCGTAGGCCGACGTCGGCGCGGCCCGGCGGATCGGCTGATCCACCGGGCCGCCCCGCGTGTTCGCCTCCCGCTCAGGGTGTTCCGGGCGGGGCGAAGAAGTCGCGGACCAGGGAGACGACGGGGTTCGGCGGCAGGAGGTCTTCCAGATTGGTCAGCACGTCGGCGGGCGGCAGTGTGCGTTCCGGCGTGCGCTCGGGGTTCTCCCATTCGGCCACCGCGGCGACGATGCCCTGATCGATAGCGGCGGGCAGGTCGGTGCCGAGGGTGGCCATCTTCGCCGGGTTCAGCGGTTCCGCGAACTGGAGCGGGGTCGGCGCGCTGTAATCCGCGCGGTTGTAGCCGGTTTCGATCAGCACGCGCAGCGCGGGCTCCACCAGGACGGCGGCGGGTTCGGTCACCGCGGTGTTGCCGGTGTGCTGCCCGATCGCGCGTAGTGGATACAGCAGCGGCAGCGTGCCGTCCGGGTTCGGGATCGTGACATAGGTCGTGTCGCCATGGGTTTGGCAGTGCTCCGGGTAGGTCGCGCAGTCCTGCTGCGCGATGTACTCGGCCGGGTCCCGGTACCCGTAGATGGCGGCGCCCGCCTTGGGCTCGCTCCCCGCGCCGTTGCCCTTGGGCTGCAGGTACGACGGATGGATCAGCAAGGTACCCAGCAGCGCGTTGGCATCGGCGAGCACATTGAGCGGATAGGCGGGGAAATCGGAGATGCCGTCGTACTGCATCGCGATATCCCTTGTCGCGATGCCGGTGTCGGTGGGCGTCGGCGGGCCGAAGGTGATGTCGGCGACGGGAATTCCGCCGAACCGCACTGGCCGCTCGATGATGCCGCCGTTGGGACGATTCGGATTCGCGATGAGCACGAACGCCAGCCGATCCTTGTCCGCCTGCGACAGCCCGGCCGACCCGGCCTTCTGCGCACTGGCCACGGTCGAGCCCTGCGAATAGCCGAAGATGACCACTCGGCCGTCGCCGCCCAGCTGCCGCGCGGCCAGCGCACCCAGACTCGCCACCCCGTCGGCCACCGACGGATCCCACTTCGCCGAGGACGCCTCCGGCCCCTTCGACGAGATGACCGGCCACAGCGACGCGTCGTACGGCACCGGTACGAACACCACACCGGGACAGGAGTTGTCGCTACAACCTCGCGCGCCGGGATCGATGAAGTGCTGGTAGGCGTT
It encodes the following:
- the thiD gene encoding bifunctional hydroxymethylpyrimidine kinase/phosphomethylpyrimidine kinase, with translation MKMLPLTPDGQTPVRALTIAGTDSGGGAGIQADSRTMALCGVHACVAVAAVTVQNTVGVSGFHEIPPQIVADQVRTVVGDIGIGAAKTGMLASTAIIEAVAEVCREVGIGRDGTIPLVVDPVAASMHGDPLLHTEALDAVRTTLIPLATVVTPNLDEVRLITGIEVVDDATARKAAEALHALGAQWAIVKGGHLRSSEVSTDLLYDGDTFREFTAPRIATGNDHGGGDTLAAAIASALANGYAVPDAVAFAKEWTYRCLAASYDLGAGHGPVSPLWRLRADA
- a CDS encoding TetR/AcrR family transcriptional regulator; this encodes MTRGYRKADEVPGRRVDARTERWREHRIQVRTEFVDAAFRALDRVGPDVSMGDIAKEAGAAKPKLYRHFEDKTDLYNAIVDRVRDMLWERLLGGVNLTDDSVAELVRRAAAEYVAVVSEHPNVFRFMLHSHFSQQAKETERALVAARQSARRAAEFFAGLLPTESVDVAGIELVNYSIFGAVASATDWWLGANQREVSAMPVERFVDYLAESISALAMAHARFNGVKIDPAQPLRDAFALG
- a CDS encoding class I SAM-dependent methyltransferase: MTETAQTAEEFWEGFYAERDQIWTGNANKTLVREVTGMSPGTALDLGCGEGGDAIWLAAQGWRVTAVDVSATAMERGARHAADAGVQVTWERHDLQESFPAGTFDLVSAQFLHSPVERTDERATILRKAAAAVAPGGVLVIGSHAHWPTWVTTPPEHVAFPTIEDMLGQLALGPEWQVETAELVTSPSTSPEGVEGERADSVLRVRRA
- a CDS encoding bifunctional glycosyltransferase family 2/GtrA family protein; translation: MTQTEAEPPAIQSSPAPVLDVVIPVYNEETDLGLCVRRLHTYLRDGFPFTARITIADNASTDATLAVARLLADELDGVRVLHLDAKGRGRALRAAWAGSDATVVAYMDVDLSTDLNALLPLVAPLVSGHSDLAIGTRLDAAARVVRGPKREIISRCYNLLLKTTLRAHFSDAQCGFKAVRGDVARELLPLVRDGEWFFDTELLVLAERAGLRIHEVPVDWIDDPDSRVDIVDTARKDLRGIWRLTRALATGALPLDELRAAVGREPLVAGVPLGMVGQLVRFAIVGVLSTLAYIVLYLLLQPLFGGQGANLVALLVTAVGNTAVNRAFTFGVRGRRDAVSHQFQGLAIFGFGLAITSGSLFALHRWAPDAPVALELAVLIGANLLATLARFVGLRWVFRDAGAGSPASAVTEPMPRVAVPSESTSLAGRHLAAVTSDPNATEVRR
- a CDS encoding glycosyltransferase family 39 protein, which codes for MTATIAPPTAGPAAPTTSPRKRWEFPALGLLLVGTLIAYLINLSANGWANDFYAAAVQAGSQSWTAFFFGSSDAANSITVDKPPASLWVMELSVRLFGLNSWSMLVPQVLLGVATVAALWAAVRRSFGPAAGLIAGTVLAVTPVAALMFRFNNPDALLVLLMTAAAWAMTRAVADGRWRWLLLTGGLIGFGFLAKQLQVLLVVPALALTYLVAGPPRLGKRIAQLFAAGAAMVVAAGWWLLAVELWPADQRPWIGGSQHNSIIELTLGYNGLGRLNGNETGSVGPGGELPAGGNGMWGSTGITRLFEPAQGGQIAWLVPAALAALVAGLVLRGRAPRTDRRRAALILWGGWLLITGLVFSYMAGIFHQYYTVALAPAVAALTGIGAVQLWGARQRLWVRLACALGLGLTTATAWMLLSRSASFQPWLRWAILVVGVLVTIAVAFPLARKQSIVAAAAAAFIGLAGPVAYTVDTIGSAHSGAIPSAGPSAGGMHGMGGRPGDRMGAMPGDGGAPDGAMPGRPDGGASPGDGTAQGGGASGRPDGMGLPGGTSSQSGAASSGGTGSTAGGATAQDGAADQRMGGFGGLLGGSRPSDQIVTLFERNGGDYTWVAATVGSNSAAGYQLATELPVMPIGGFNGSDPSPTLEQFQRYVAEGEIHYFVAGGRGGPGGNSTSTSAAITTWVTENYTAVTVDGVTLYDLTQPKS
- a CDS encoding PE-PPE domain-containing protein, coding for MVRRGAATVAAMGLGVGWLKVQSVGAALAATTALIVPGTGTSDPGVAHNFESNAYQHFIDPGARGCSDNSCPGVVFVPVPYDASLWPVISSKGPEASSAKWDPSVADGVASLGALAARQLGGDGRVVIFGYSQGSTVASAQKAGSAGLSQADKDRLAFVLIANPNRPNGGIIERPVRFGGIPVADITFGPPTPTDTGIATRDIAMQYDGISDFPAYPLNVLADANALLGTLLIHPSYLQPKGNGAGSEPKAGAAIYGYRDPAEYIAQQDCATYPEHCQTHGDTTYVTIPNPDGTLPLLYPLRAIGQHTGNTAVTEPAAVLVEPALRVLIETGYNRADYSAPTPLQFAEPLNPAKMATLGTDLPAAIDQGIVAAVAEWENPERTPERTLPPADVLTNLEDLLPPNPVVSLVRDFFAPPGTP